Part of the Anabrus simplex isolate iqAnaSimp1 chromosome 4, ASM4041472v1, whole genome shotgun sequence genome is shown below.
tttgtccgtacaatcAATTCCCGTTTTAGatgcgataacatttccacggtgggggtccGGCTACTAGAATGTACATATCGGTAGTGATTCATGTCCAACGGAACGGGGAGaagacagtaaatagttactctcattccttcgtctccgaaagaagatctccagcgatgaaacgtccactcatacggatgtggattcgatccccagtaaccaatggggcgaattcaccaaatatttacactaccagagtagtaaGGTCTTTTCGTTTCCAGGAGGAAAATTTctaaatgtaataattgtcatcatgtgcagtttgcaaaataagtcaataaattgctcctcattgcaatttcaataggaaacagtttccatacctttttattgtagttagtccagtatgcccacgaaatttaagttgtcacttcccagtcctattgtggagtctataatttatATCCATGTTCGAGCCGTCCccctttaccttaatttgcatgccccgttcatccctgtgttcatttggtgcggctatatatatatattttaaacaactagtgatttttttttacattttataataccacctttacaatactgtaattgtctttattaaaaatactacattaaTTACACTCGtgagacatgtttcgtcctcttatgggacatcatCAGTAATAAATACAACTACGaaatattaaaaataaggcgaggacacattgaaataagtaaataaaaagtctcAGTATCCTGTGACGCtgcgtgatggcgtcttgtcaatcttcaatgttgaAATGGTGCGGCGttaacatgatatgaagcatgaagtccaattaaaatcataagttaaaactgttgttcaaaataaaatctaaaacaatttcacaagttgatactttgacaatacgggctctaatatgaagtttataacgtgcaatatatattttttgttattgattattttttatcttttacgaattgatcacccctgagattaaggctagtctgggattcaggaggtgagcgggtgcaatatgtcTAGCTGTATATAAATGAACTCTTTCGGCACAAAATATCCGGCTCATCGGTGTCTTCGGAAACCCAgggacgtaaagcaacattattaaaagcaACTTCAGACACCCAGGATGTGCAATGACGTCCTGTGCACGAGCCATACCTGGCCTGCTCTCAGCATCGCTCACCGAATGTCTTCCTAAATCTGTGCACATTCAAACCGCTCTCACGTTCAGAAGCTTTTCCGTACGTCTGACACGTGGATTGGTGGTTTAGGCTTTGAACGAATATTTTCCAAGGGAAGCTTGTTTTTTAATTGCCATTGAAAACGGCAGCAACTCTCAAAAATATCACAACGTACCTAATGACTCTAAATATGCTCCAGTTAACGGTAGGTGAGTTAGGCGACTTAATcggttaaatgaaatgaaatgtcgtatggcttttagtgccgggatatcccaggacgggttcggctcgccaggtgcaggtctttctaattgactcccgtaggcgacctgcgcgtcgtgatgaggatgaaatgatgatgaagacaacacatacaaccatccccggcgtcattggaattaaccaattaaggttaaaatccccgtaccggccgggaatcgaacccgggaccctctgaaccgaaggccagtacgctgaccgttcagccaacgagtcggacggttaaaTCACAGACCGCGAAGGAAAAATGTACGAAAGGAATAGTGCATAGTATCActcaaaggaaagagagtccaggtttcgggattagcactcacatgcgtacggagaaattaaggaagaaagcagGATAGTTTAGAATATTGACCCTAATTTAAGATAGGATAACAACTGAGGACAGCCGAATAGGGCTAATATCTTAATACCATGTAGATGTACTGGAGAATGAATTGTCCCTCACTAATAATGTCGTGTGGTCGCCGAAGAGcccggatgcaggtctttcgagttgacgccacctaggcgacctgcgcgtttatgaGGATGCAGCCctacttgtgatgaattctaatgttgaagaaggcacacacacccagcccccgagccattggaattaaccaatgaaggttaaaatccccgaccctgtcgggaatcgaacctgtgaccctctggaccaaaggcgagggctaaccatttagccatggagccgcactgtccctcactaaattctgaTGATATAAGTTACCGAtttaagaaggcagtaacagaggaggaATTTAGGCGCAGTATTCAGATAAGATGACGActcatggtgttattacttaaacctaaagaggcaaggcagaggcaagaaattaaaacagAAGAAAGAAGTACAAGAGAAACTCAGTAAATATTATAGCAAGTGCACGAAAATACCTTACGTTGTGAAATAATGAGCTACACTCCATGGGTACTGTAGGAGTATTAAGAACCAAGATTGGAGCAATTCGAAGACGACTTTACCTCCTAacagtattccgcaaatatcccgcagaactGCAGCTTGacgcctctctcgccttctacccaacgaataaccacgagtttacaggaatgatgttaaaaatggcaatacgttacttccaaACTGTCAAGcaaccagagacgttgccatgataaccagtaggttcgttgtcggtctgcgcggGTATCCATCgctcaatgcagaacatgaaacccgcagaaaatagtaagtttctccgtcatttgaagagttgGCGAAATTAtgtagattttaaaaataatttaaaatgaagggacgccTCACACGTactctacagattttacagaaaaacaatagtgtatgagaaaataacaaataactcgtttgatctccctataaacccccagtccgttCTTGATGTTTATTATCATTTGCATATCATaattgctcctggatgagtatattctaaataagAAGACTGGTCGAGTTCTCTCCAtctgtttcgccgtgatggtggaacaggcaaacaggcaaacaaacacgaaagctaaaatccacTGATACGGTCCTGAGTTGAACTAAAGTGGATAAATATTAGAAAAAAGGCGAAATAAACGAAATTACGgacagcgaaccccctacaactttatttatatagatggactttacgttgcaccgatacagataggcttcatggtgacgacgggacatgaaagggctaggagtgggaaggtaatgGCCTGGCCTTAGTTGATTtgagttgtgtgaaaataggaaaccgcggaaaacaatcttcatggctgccgataacgaagttcgaacccactactcctgAATGCGAGCTAACTCACTCGGTTACTGAAACAAAACATACGGCTGAATAATTAAACTATTTGTGATTTCTAATGTTAATTTGTGCACAATTCAGTCATTGCACAGCTCTTAGGAAAGCTCAGGTCTACGTGCTTGTGTGTCGAAATAGCTCTGTGTGGCACAACCACAGCAGTTGACTCCGCGTCGTTGATGCGTGATCGCCGGCGTAGGACTTCGATGGAGCAGAGGCGAGCAATAACAGTCTCCGTTAAACATTACTAGTGAAATTATTTTGCACAAGTGTACTGTCAAAGAAATAGCATTATAGGAGTTACCTATAAACGTATTCTGCAGATTACATCGCCGGAAAGATCAAGGCCAGTAACAACGCTAGGAAGAGTCATTATAATAGACGATGACATCCACGTAATGTGGACAATATTTAAAACTTGAGTTGTGGTTTACAACAGAAATCCTTCTCTAAATTTTGTAGAGTTACATTAAATGTCAGAAATATATCTACTGTAGACGTACTACAGGTAAACATACCAGAGGAAGCATCTGATGGAGATATCGGAACCAATGATTCCGTCTAACGTCTATAGATACCTGGAAAAATTACACCATCTAACTACCTTAGAGATTTCTTGACCAAAATCATCATACAACTGCTATGGAAATTACTGAAACAATGATCATCATTGTATAATTACTATGGAAATTACTGGACCAATGACACCACCTAATTGCCGTAGATATAACCGGACCAATAACATCACCAACTACTCTGGAAATATATTCACCAGTAACACCACGTAATTTCTATAGGAATTTCCAGACAAATTTAATCACTTAACTCCTATGACATCACATTACTCTTATGTAGAGCATAAATAACAACCTCTAACTGCCATAGTTTTATATGGACCAATGACACCAGCTGTCTCCTGTAGACAATCGTGCACTCCCGACCGATAAAAGATACTACCTGCTGGTGCTACAGTAGTTCTGACTGACGCTTCCTCCTTGGTCTGCGTTGGGGCTACAGTAGAGCTGACTGATGCTTGCTCCTCAAGCTGCGTTGGTGCTACAGTAGTTCTGACTGACGCTTCCTCCTCGGTCTGCGTTGGGGCTACAGTAGAGCTGACTGACGCTTCCTCCTCGGTCTGCGTTGGGGCTACAGTACTTCTGACTGACGCTTCCTCCTGGGTCTGCGTTGGGGCTACAGTAGAGCTGACTGATGCTTGCTTCTCAGGCTGCGTTGGGGCTACAGTACTTCTGACTGACGCTTCCTCCTCGGTCTGCGTTGGGGCTACAGTAGAGCTGACTGATGCTTGCTTCTCAGGCTGCGTTGGTGCTGCAGTACTTCTGACAAACGCTTGCTCCTCGGGTTGTCCTGAACTACTCAGTGTCTTGAGGATGACAGCCCTGTTGTCACCACACTTCTCTGACAGCAGTTCCACTGTCAAGGAAACACTATCCTTGTCCGACGTAAGAGACAGCACATCAGCCTAGAACAGTGATAAAGTGAAATGCACTGTTATTTTTACTACGTGGCATTACAATTTGTAATATACGTAATAATTTAACATGCCAGGTAATGTCGTGACGAGCTGTTCGGGAGAAAGTGACTCTTGGTCCATTTAAAACATGACTAACGTGTTTACTGTCAAAGTGACTCCACATTTGGTGAATGGAAAAGGATGTCTATGAGatttgaatgccagattggtgatacgaagttGGAATAGGCACATAATTTCAAGCATTCAgagtgtgtgttctcccagaatcgtagtattgtaagtgagattgaatcaaggtgcagtaaagctattgcagttagctcgcagttgcaatcaacagtattctttaagaaggaagtcagttccaggacgaaactatctttacatcggtctgttttctgaccagcTTTTATGTACGGAAATgtaagctggctggactcaggataccttattcataaattATAATAACAGACATGAATTTAGCCAGAATTATTGCtgatacaaataggtgggaacaatggcaggagggtactcgaaatgagaagGAGAATGCTAAGGTAGGAACGAAACTCGATTGATAAAGCAGTACGCATAAAATGGTttcggtggaggggtcatgtgaggcgaatggatgaggatagattacctaggagaatagtagacgctgttatggagggtaagagaagtagagggagacaaagacggcGATGGTTACACTCAGTCTCTAACGAATTCatgacaagaggtatagaactaaacgaggccaccgaACTTGTTACAAATGTATGATTGTGGAAgcgtttagtaaatgcacagaggcttgcagactgaacgctgaaaggcacaacagtctataatgaagatctatgatgatgatgacgatgatgatgaggatgaagttgaggaTGCATTCAAATTCCACTGTAGCAATGCTCTGCTAACTTATATTATTACGCTGAATACATCATTTGTTGTTTATTTCCTGACTTGACGACACATCAAATAGTAAGCTAAATTGTTGCCGTCGTGAAACACCTTCGGAAATTTCGCCATGGGTAAAGGCTGGCTTTCACAAATAAAGACAGATCTCGTCAAACGTTTAACTCAGAGAATCACAGATCGTTATTCAGAGAGTGTTAAACGTCATTTAAACTGAGTTCGTTTAGATTTTAAAGGTATTCTTACTTCGTCGGGAATTGTTAATCTGGCTATGCGAACAGTTTTCTTGTCATTTGTCACTATTATATTATGCTGTTATTCTGTAAGTAAAAATTTTGTCCAACACAGGCTACTTAAGTTCTCAAAAACATGTTTATAGCATTTTTCTCCATGCTGGGTTCCTGTGGCGGCATTTTAGTTCGTATTAAGAAATTCTTCATGGTAAGCTTTTTGACCTTCTCCATAGTTAATCACAATGCCGTCTACGCTTTCGTTGTCTACCACAACTCCTATTAAAACTTGGATTATTGTACACGATTGTTGACTTTTTCATGGTTCTTCATTTACAAGGGTGAGTATCGCTCTTCTTTGAAATGCTGAACGGTGACAGTAGTGAAGTGTATATCACCATGCTATTTTTCAAACATACGTGGTATTTCTTTGTAGCAATTTGAACTGATGAGTGGTGGAAGTTGTGAATGTAATGTCATCAGACAATTATTGAAAAGAGTGTGGTAAGCAATTTGAAGAAGTTTGAAGGCATCATGACTGTCGTTCCAGCGTCGTCCTCTTTTTCTTCTTAAACTCCAAAGCAAATTCACTCTCAGAATCAGAGAGCAGGTTTCATGTGACTACCAGTCTGTGTGACTTTCTTCAGTTATAGCGGACTCCATTGTTACGTATGTGGGTAAGGAATGTGGACGGAAGGTAACCAGGTATAGTGTtaatcaggaattaggttaaggcagatgttgagaaggATGAGGGGAAACAGATTTTCTTAGTGTTTCACGTTGGCGACACCAATGTAAGGCGAGCATATAAAAGGTACcaacgtagttggggatgtgtgggatctggataATGCAGCACGGGAGATTACAAGGACAAGGAGCTTTTTATCTGtaaaatactgtgtaggagggatactgactggagcaTGATCGGGGATTTAAGTCAGGCTATTGAGCTGGTACGAATGAAACTGTGAGTGAGATTAATAGATCCTAAGGGGTGGATAAGAGActgggatctgcgctcagatggcctccacTTGTACTTCAGTGGTATATATAAATTAGGAGGTAtgtttaggagggttatagggaggtacatttagtGAAACGTTGTTGACTACAAAGCGGTAATTATGAGTACAGGTGTCTGGAAGTTAAAGAGGGTGGCTAAAAAGGATTGGTGCTAAACCgtagaattattgtaaatataggaaaatacatatatatatatatatatatcacatatattgtaataggaaagAATCATGGCTGAGAACTGATATTATGGTAGCGGAAATTGTCTCTCGGAATTGCAGTGTTTATAACAGAGACAATGTAGGAAcggcaggagggggagtattcattccggcgaaaaatgaattttaaagctatgaaaaggttaaggatgagaaacatgaaattataggtgtaagacTTATCTATAAAGATAATAGACAACCTGAGGTTTCGGGGTGTACATAACTGCAAGGCTGGCActggcgctgattcagaattatctgataaaATAAGCAGATATGTgcggaacgacacagaaaggaacgttactgtagcggtgatctcaatttaccaaatgtcaattggcaaGATAATGCGAACGACgaaaagcatgaccaacaaatggttaATAAGTTAATCCGGataggacagctgattcagaaagtgatggaaccaactagagcgaagaaaatattctggacgtggtgctggtaaaaccaggtgagctcaataaaaaaatactgaagtaatagatgatataaGAGACCATGAAACTGCTTCCTTCGTGTTGAAAATAAATGCGACAGAATGGAAGGTTGTAAAATTAGAGCAATTAGGCATTATCATACGGATCATAAGAAAGACATGGGGGAGTTAAAAAAGGTGAATattatcggtggaaaacagtaaataaaaatgtaaatcgtCCGTGGGATGAGGTTAAAGCAATGGTTTGAGGAGTATAAAAACAAATATGTACCTCTAAATGTTGTAAGAAttgtttttgctagtgactttacgtcgcaccgacacggataggtcttaaggcgacgatgggagaggagaggcctaggagttggaaggaagcggccgtgaccttaattaaggtacagcctagtatgaaaatggaaaatcactgaaaaacatcttcagggctgccgacagtgtgaatcgaacccactatatcccggatgtaagttcacagctgcgcgccccatgccacacggccaactcgcccggtgtaagaaATTTTACGAACCCACTATATTATAAACAGGGAAATAAATAagcaaagaaggaggtgcaggtttgaaATAAACAgcgttagaaatggttgtggaagtaaagagaaagtgaaagaacttactaggataATGAATATAGTAAAGATATAAGCTCAGGATAACGTGGTAGAAGGCACAATTTGCAGACAAAtgatttttagtgaaaaatgaatgaGTATGTACACATTCTTTTAAGGCtgaaaaaggttccaagaaggactttccgGAGATCATAAATGAGCAAAGAGATTGTATATGTGAGGACAAAGGTGAGGCAGAAGTATACAGTCAGCAGCAtttaaaggtagttggatataaggattaTGTCTAGATAGAGAAGCCGACAAATACTGGCCAATTATTGAAATTCGCTTGTGACTATACAGACATTTACTAAAAGAtacaaaaacaaaagttgaaagcaagaaaagcagctggaaattaTAAGTATTCTAGCGATATATTAAAAGCAGTGGGTttgtattgtacccggatgagataggccctagttttcatgatttgatttttataaTACGAATGCAGacatatgaaaatattaaattgTGTAcggtgtcagttttgtgtggacggaagaatttcaacatagtcagacatatcgcgacaatccgtcgccacagtttagcctgtcattatggggagaatattCTTGATCaaaagttaagaggattaaatctagagctcacaacaatagaagtaatgactacaaggaagtgaaagagcatttatttctgaacaagggcgagGCCAGGTGCATCACCGATACGAAGAATATGACGTAAGAGGATTTctaacgcctcgaggcattttgtgttgtcaagttgcaacgaagatattttcaactaaccgatgcggtgttgaccaatggcaaaatttatcagaggctcgcagataaaccaacataagagaaactcagagtgaactcctgttagcttctccgataacaataattaaattattccaagcacagaattgaatagaggggatttttgtgatatcattcccatgttgattaattgtaattgtaataaattaaagtaatgagttcttggaaatgacccacgctatctcgccattagtcaagatgagcacgccatcagggacgccgacttagcgcgcgaaaggtggaggacaggaattaattGATATTTTCATGATCACCGAatgatatgagttcagaatacgacacacgaatgtgtatcgccagtttattaagtgggataaattaagagatccaaatccacctgcatatacCGATTTAGGATGAGATGACCACGGATGACccaggcgggaaaccatatcgtccataaataaccagcagtggaacctcacatcaccaGAGGACGAGTACGACtgcgctagcgagaacacgtatgtGCTTCTCTCTCCGCTCTCACTCTCCTCTCACCGGGAACCTCTAGAACTTCAAGTGGATACACTACCTGTCCTAATCGGTTACTGCCTCtcagtacctagggttagatagggattctgtggcccagggacccccgtaacaagggataatcccgcgtccactagttcgTATTAGATGCCCCCACATACAAACACACGGCTCCGGGCTCGAGaacttcaaaagagcaatacgcttaGTGAAGAGCAAATTGTCAGCGAGCCCGGTGCTAATACAGACACCAGCGACGATCCGgaagaactgacggagagtgaaGGGCTGCCGTTATTACGGCAAGCCACTCACTCCACGGCCGTCAGCCCACCAGCGGAGGGTATAGCGCTGTTATTACAGCGCACCCCCCCGCCAACCATCATCAGTAGACATGGACTGACCAGTCCTATCTTTATGGGCCTAACCCATAACACGTCTACCAGGAGCCCAGCCCAGGCGGCCAACGGCCATGCTATGCTGAACACTTCGATGAAAATCCCATcatcgcagttaagcaacataggccttggtcagtacttggatgggcgaccactagcgcgcagctcagagctaacggcccccgctacgaccaaggacccggccgagcggggaccggtggctacccaacacagcgtgccccccgtgagcagtgagcgaaatgcgccagaggagcacagaacagtcacccctgattctgtgcaagtaaacctggcacacgaaactcacgtaacggagtgcgccatgcagtactttgcgctcaccaccaccacgaacacaacaaccaccaccactaccaggacaacccccatagccaccccgtcagtagccgctggcaagcacatacctgtgcagctgctgcccactcggccggctggctctactcgagctgagccccgagaaaggagcgcgcagcgcggggaaagcgaaccatgcagcctgacgttatgtgcgagtgaacgggaaccggggttcgaccctgaagtgccggaactcgcacttgggaaagtgactggggagatacctgaacacaaacaggagactacttctccccccaacacaaaccttgccctcaaacccaacctagtggcaagccagctggacgccgggaaagcgggacccagttccgcctacccgagcgaagaggcggcgcccaagggaagGAAAAAGGGCAAGAAAAGACGGGCTCGGCGGAAGGCGCCACGTAAAGTCCAACCCCCCCCCGGGCAAGCCGGCGAATCGGACTCCGACGAAGATGAGGCAAGACTGGTGATAGATGTATCAagtacatcccaggatgccgactctgaaggcacGGAGGGAGAGGAGCCGAGCGAGCGCGGGgtgaccgaaaccttggacccagccaccctgccgggaaaccaggatgacggttttagggaggccaagagtgggagaaggagaaaaggcgaggagaaaggaaaagacaccaaacctatgagccgcaaggcccaacagGGCGGGAGTCGGAATCCGAAtacccgagccgaaagctccacCGACACTTCATACAGCTCGATCATGCCACCACCAAACACTAACACGAGACAGGCACAACAGATAAGACCTCAGCACACACAAACAAGCaaaccagccacccgtaaggggtcgacccccccaccccttacggtctacagtAACAACATTAAACTCATCGAAATTgagcttctcaaaaagctgacacatgagcagagaaattattatttctccaagccgagaataaacgcacatga
Proteins encoded:
- the LOC136872314 gene encoding mucin-21, which translates into the protein MLISLVLFAMGAQSWALSMQCHRSTNMKFSVSSWRNESGHRLVAADVLSLTSDKDSVSLTVELLSEKCGDNRAVILKTLSSSGQPEEQAFVRSTAAPTQPEKQASVSSTVAPTQTEEEASVRSTVAPTQPEKQASVSSTVAPTQTQEEASVRSTVAPTQTEEEASVSSTVAPTQTEEEASVRTTVAPTQLEEQASVSSTVAPTQTKEEASVRTTVAPAVQPIPGYHHLSGFGYYKKLPNYMTWKDGVEACRKEGASMLLLETQEEIDAIYGWTGCCMWVGVHRENYSGPWINVLGQQMNSTDFFGWLPNYPKGLGNCMVLANSPLKKTINLQCDTTIYVVCEQML